GAATCCCACATTACTTTTATTTACCATGTCTCCTTAGGTTCCTCTGGGCTTTGATGATTTctaaaactttcctttttttttcttttttttggccttGACAGTGTTGAGAAGTACTAGTCGggtattttatagaatgtccctcaattgcGATTTATATAATTTTCCTCCTCACAATTAGAATAAGGCTTGGGGGAGGAAAATCACAGAGTCAAAGTGacattttcatcacatcacaTTAAGGGTACATACTATTAacatgactgatatggtttggatcagtgtccccactcaaatctcatatcaaattgtaatccctggAAGCTGCAGCAGTAGTTGGAATCTAAGGACTCTTGTGACAATCTCCAGGTACCTTCTGAGAGAAAAGGGGAGGATGCTACTGGAGTCATCTTCCTTTTTTACGCCACtatctttcccttctcttttacCCTCAGTACCAGATATTAGTTCTTCCCCTTCTCCAATGTCTTACATCACCTCCCAGGAGATGAAGTGTATTCTTCACTGATTTGCCAATTAGTCAGGTCCCCAGTGTGAACATTTCCTGAAGGACCTGGTAGCTAAGGCAGTGCCAGGAAAATTACAGCCACTGCCGAATAGTCTGGTGCAGCTTAGTGTGTCCGGGGCAAATGGATCACCTTGTATCTTTGAGTGCCAGCTATGTCTTTGGGATCAGTGGTCTCAAGGCTGGGCTAAGCAGGAGTGCAATGCATTTGTCAGGCAGCTGGAGTTCCGTGAGCCAGACTTCATGGCAAAGTTTGACCAAGCAGTGGCTGCTACAGCTGGTAAGGACTGATAGATATTCAGACCAAAGAAGATAACCGCAGCTGATGGAATCAAGGCCATGACTCTACAATGAGAACTCAATTCAAATGTGTCACCTAAAGATCTGGAACTGGTATTCCAACCAGCATACTGAACTCACTGACCAGTACAGGCATGATTATTTCAACATTAATAGCATGTCAACTAGGCTCCTACTGTAAATGTTATCATTCTAAGCAATCCAGATCATTGGTCCATCTTCTAGTTTGCTTCTTTCCAGGAGATGTCAAATCCTCAAGAATTTGATAGCTTCTTCTGCGACTACAACCAAAAGGAATCTACACATTATAATTTAAACCCACTGCTAGCTCAGTGTGGAAAGTAGAACCCCTTTTCCCCAGAAATAGGACAATAAAAGTTCAtatttttacagtaaaaaaaaaaagttaatccctaatgttggaggtagggcctggtggaaggtgattggatcgtgggggtggtttctcatgaatgatctggcaccatccccctagtgctgttcCCATGATAGAGTTCATTCTCACGGGATCTGttaaaaagtgtgtagcaccttctccctctccctcttgctctggccatgtaagatgtgcctgcttccccttccgccatgattgtaagtttccttagaCCTCCCCTGATGTGGAAACCACTATTCTTCCAGTACAGCCTACAGAATCATGAGTGAACCaaatctcttttctctataaattacccagtctcagatatttcttcgtagcaatgcgagaacagactaatacaatgactTATCACTATTGACgttgaccttgatcacctagCTGAGGTggtgtttttcaggtttctccaCTACAAAGTTACTCATTTCCCCTTTCCCTTTGCCTGCTGTATTCTTTAGAAGGCCGTCACTATGCATAGCCCACACTCCCAGAGTGGGGAGTTACGTTTCACCTTCTTGAGAAAGGAAtagctacataaattatttagagTTCTGCATGGGAGATTTTTCAATCCttccatttatttgcttattcattcacttGTATCAGAATGgattcataaatttttattttatactttaggttataATACAATATCACTTTTTTTTAGCTCAGATTATCCAGCTTTGGTCACTGGAggctcctgtgtccctttgacatacCCTGTTATTGGGGGgcattgctttgtttttatttttgtttttcagtatttaTAAGATGCTCCAGGACACAGCAGGAAGGTGTCATCTGTGAGCCAGAAAATGGGCCCTGACCAGACGTTGAATCTGCCCTGATCTtggccttcccagcctccagaactgtgagaaataaatttctattgttttcaaGCTACCTagcttatggtattttgttatagcaacgtGAAGGGACTAAGACAACCCCCTTGGACAGCTGGTACAAAAACTGAGAATATTTAGTCTCTCTagcttagtttccttatctataaaatggggatagacTTGTAAGTATTAAATGAAAGTACTATGTACTTAGCTTGGGACCTGACTCTAGTACATGCTCAACAAAACTTTTAGaaactgtcattatttatttacCATACATTTGGGTAAAACAGGTGTTAATAATTTGGCCATTTGATACATCCTTGATTGCTTTACTAATAATGGTTTTGGATAACATTTCTGGATGGTAAAATAATGTTGAAGAATATTTAACATTACCTGACATGATTTTTTAATCAAGTACAGTGTCAActtgaaaaaattaaagtatatttgTGAAGATGGGTTCAATTCTGCAGTCGCTGAAGCTTAAGTGAGAGGGCTGTTATCAAAGCCCCTGCAAAATATGAGGCCTTCACTAGTTATCACATCATTCACTGATATTTGCCTGGAAATGTTTTCTACTCAATTTTTTTCAGTGTGTTGGGgaggccaaaagaaaaaaaaaaagacaacttttgCTAAAAATAGAATAGGTTGATTCATCCTCATTTTAGACAAATACGTAATGAAACAGGAAGAAACTTTGAAAGCCCTCTCAACTACACTGATGTATATGTGTTTTAACTATGGTGGGGGAGGATGCTAGATCTGAGAAGAGAAACATCGGGGATATTAGGTCCGAAAAGGATAGTAGAAAGAGGCATCCCAGAAGCAGACTTTGGCTCTCTTCTCCCAAGCTCTGATGCTTGAGCAAGGGGGAGAGAGAAGAATCACATCTGCCCACTGCAGTCCCACCAACCACAGGTCTGGCCTGCTGTGAGAGGGGAAAAGCGCTGACTCAAGTGGGCTTGGACCAGGACTGGACTTCCAACACCCACAAGGGGGACTTTCTGAGATGTCAGTAAGACACCTGCTACTGGGGGTCATcataagggagaaaagaaagtccTTCCCATCTGTAGCCCCACAGAACCACACTGCTCCATGAACCAGTTATACAGCGGAAGGGCAGGATGCTGGAcagcaaaaatgaatgaaaactgaGAAATGTGGTTCACAGATATTTAACATCTAAAAGTATTTAGCAGTTTTCAAGGCTGGCCACTCTCAGACAACCACTGCAAGACAAACCGAATTATCCACTGCCCAAGGCAAGTCTGAGAATGTGGTGAAAGTTGATGGTGGGAAGGGAGATGGTGCAATGAAAATGATAGCATTCACAAGGAAAATCGAGGCTCTTAGCAGCAGTCAGCTCTCTGCACTGAAGTCACTGAAGCTGAGCATTTCCCTGAGACAGAAGAGAATGACCAGAGCTCAGTGAGGGAGGTGACTCACCTCCCAGCAGGATGGGGCCCTCATGGAAATTTTTTTCCAAGATCATCCTGAGAATGCTACAGCACAGCACCTCTTTAGTGACTTTCTGAGCCTCTCCTCTTGCAAATCACAAATGAGACTCATAAAACAATAACTTGGAAAATAAATCCTGAATGCACATATTCAAGTAAGTCTGAATtcttaatatgtgtgtgtgtgtgtgtgtgtgtgtgtgtgtgtgtgtgttttgagataagatctctgtcagccaggctggagtgcagtggtacgatcatagctcactgcagctttgaactcttggactctcgtgatcctccctcctcagactcccaagcagcatgtgactacaggcacccaccagcacacctggctaaacgatttttgaaatattatgactctaagacagagaaggaaaatggCCTGGCTGCCAACCTGATGGGATGTCATTGCTCTTCGCTTTTACCTCCTTCCTTGTCACTGGTAAACTCAGTGCTATAAAGTGTGCAGTTTACATGCCTGGGCTGCGGAGTCACACAAGCTTGATTTTGAGTCCTATTTGCAACTTTCTAGTcacgtgaccttgggcaatttattTAATCTGACTAAATAAATACTTGGCAAACTCTTGGCATGATACCTGTTATAAAGGAAGTGCTCAGTGTCAGCTGTTGTTTTTATCAAGAGCAGCTCCCCATGATCTGAGTAGCCAGATAGGAAATcttctgttgatttttgtttttccccaCTTGGGAATCATTTCAAGCTCTTTTACCTTAACAACAGAGTATTATGGAGTAGGATACAGATCACATTAATTTTTAGCCTGAAGTGCAAGACTTCAAAGACATTTTCTGCTTTGGAATAAGCATGGTGGGCATTACTTCCCACTTCCAGGTAAAGGGTGGGGAGTGCATCCGTGTAGGTGAAGTTCTTGCTCATTTTCCTCTACCATTAGGGAGAATTGTAAAGGCAAATTTGCAGAGCACAGATAGAATCCTTACCATGCTCCATTTTTAACAATCTGGAAgaagaggcacagaaaggttaagatCATCCAGCAAGCAGTCAAGCCAGGATTATGTGTCCTACTTTGCAATTTTCTAGCCATGCgaccttgggcaatttacttaatcttactaaataaaaaatatatatttggcaaATTCTTGGCATGATACCTGTTATAAAGGAAGTGTTCAGTGTCAGCTATTGTTCCCAAACAATAGGATTGCAAATACTTTCAGTCTGTCCCCAAACACAGTGCCTTCCCCTCCATATTGTGTGTGGATCCTCTGCCCGCCCCAACAGGACCAgctccaaaatctgcagggtcaAAGGTGATTCGTTGGTTAACATATGCTTTCCTTTGCAAGTTGGAGATTTTAAACCACAGCCCCC
The nucleotide sequence above comes from Symphalangus syndactylus isolate Jambi chromosome 3, NHGRI_mSymSyn1-v2.1_pri, whole genome shotgun sequence. Encoded proteins:
- the LOC129478300 gene encoding LOW QUALITY PROTEIN: uncharacterized protein C14orf119 homolog (The sequence of the model RefSeq protein was modified relative to this genomic sequence to represent the inferred CDS: substituted 2 bases at 2 genomic stop codons) translates to MLLESSSFFTPLSFPSLLPSVPDISSSPSPMSYITSQEMKCILHXFANXSGPQCEHFLKDLVAKAVPGKLQPLPNSLVQLSVSGANGSPCIFECQLCLWDQWSQGWAKQECNAFVRQLEFREPDFMAKFDQAVAATAGKD